The following coding sequences lie in one Phragmites australis chromosome 8, lpPhrAust1.1, whole genome shotgun sequence genomic window:
- the LOC133926213 gene encoding wall-associated receptor kinase 3-like, which translates to MAWSLTTGYKKKLLLVVAVMLILQHGAATDGAGAGNSGIEKPGCPDKCGSVSIPYPFGIGQGCFLNKAFNVTCDRDQAYRSIFKVLEINVLHGEARVHANWTPSWSCNYANGTTDMWDVLVSLGNSLRFSSKNKFTAIGCATIAIMVGYTVDEGSIMGNNDSQLYSSTCASLCDSDNRISKSAKCNGIGCCQASIPENLMIYQFAFANASVDTYNLRPYHDSRNFSPCSYAFIAEEASFKFDPSYAKSSNFLERYKDDPVPLVLDWVVRNETCVEALKNKTSYACRGINSVCINRPNGYLCNCSQGYEGNPYLDEGCQQDIDECRFPSLYPCLGECKNNNGSYTCSCKPGTRSDDPKSLPCKTDHSPNKMVIGISIGFVFLIVCISALLIKCQKRQLAKEKKIFFKQNGGHILYKQILSKQIDTVIIFTIEDLKKATNNFDKSRELGIGGHGTVYKGILGDNKVVAVKRSKIMNVTQTEEFVQEIIILSQINHRNVVRLIGCCLEVEVPILVYEFIPNGTLFQLIHGNHGRSPISLDVRLRIAQESAEALEYLHLSINRPIVHGDVKSLNILLDENYKAKVTDFGASKILPNDAVQLMTMVQGTLGYLDPEYLQERKLTEKSDVYSFGVVLLELITRKTAIYFEGSKEGKNLASSFLQAMKDNTVEGLLDTSIIGVGMEKLLQEVAQLASLCLSFKGEERPSMNQVADKLKVIRSTWREILLLKHEETVRLAERLEMTSICDLPPSMYWTARMMGMDIETPHTDHTGTTNMG; encoded by the exons ATGGCGTGGTCACTGACTACAG GCTATAAGAAGAAATTGCTGCTGGTTGTGGCTGTCATGCTGATCCTGCAGCACGGTGCTGCAACTGATGGTGCTGGGGCTGGGAACAGCGGCATAGAGAAGCCCGGCTGCCCAGACAAGTGTGGAAGCGTCAGCATCCCCTACCCGTTCGGCATCGGGCAGGGCTGCTTTCTGAACAAAGCCTTTAACGTCACATGCGACAGGGACCAAGCTTATCGGTCCATCTTCAAGGTATTGGAAATCAATGTGCTCCATGGTGAGGCACGCGTTCACGCTAATTGGACTCCATCATGGAGCTGCAACTACGCGAACGGTACCACAGATATGTGGGATGTGTTGGTATCACTTGGGAATTCTTTGAGGTTTTCCTCTAAGAACAAATTTACAGCAATCGGGTGTGCAACTATCGCAATTATGGTGGGTTATACTGTGGATGAAGGAAGCATCATGGGCAACAATGACTCGCAACTTTACAGCAGCACATGTGCATCATTATGTGATAGCGACAATAGAATCAGTAAGAGTGCCAAGTGCAATGGCATAGGTTGTTGTCAGGCTTCCATTCCAGAAAATTTGATGATCTATCAGTttgcatttgcaaatgcttcgGTGGATACATATAATTTACGTCCCTACCACGATTCCAGAAATTTCAGCCCTTGCAGCTATGCATTCATCGCCGAGGAGGCCTCATTCAAATTTGATCCTTCATATGCCAAATCATCAAATTTTCTAGAACGTTACAAAGACGACCCAGTCCCATTGGTTCTTGACTGGGTGGTTCGTAATGAAACATGTGTGGAAGCCTTGAAGAACAAAACATCGTATGCATGTCGCGGGATCAATAGCGTATGCATCAACAGGCCCAATGGGTACCTCTGCAACTGCTCTCAAGGCTATGAGGGCAATCCCTATCTAGACGAAGGCTGCCAGCAAG ACATCGATGAGTGTCGTTTTCCATCCCTGTATCCTTGCCTCGGTGAATGTAAGAACAACAATGGAAGCTACACATGTTCATGCAAACCAGGAACTCGGAGTGACGATCCCAAGAGCCTACCCTGCAAAACTGATCATAGCCCCAACAAGATGGTCATAG GTATTTCCATCGGCTTCGTCTTCCTCATCGTCTGTATCTCTGCTCTACTGATCAAGTGTCAAAAAAGGCAGCTagcaaaagagaagaaaatattctTCAAACAAAATGGTGGTCATATATTATACAAACAAATCCTCTCTAAACAAATTGACACAGTGATAATATTCACAATAGAAGATTTGAAGAAGGCGACAAACAATTTTGACAAGAGTAGAGAATTAGGCATAGGGGGCCATGGCACTGTCTACAAGGGCATTCTGGGGGATAACAAGGTAGTGGCTGTGAAGCGCTCGAAGATTATGAATGTGACCCAAACTGAAGAATTCGTTCAAGAGATTATTATACTCTCACAGATCAATCATAGGAATGTGGTCAGGCTTATAGGCTGCTGCTTGGAAGTGGAAGTGCCCATATTAGTGTATGAATTCATCCCAAATGGCACTCTCTTTCAGTTGATCCATGGTAATCATGGTAGATCACCTATTTCATTAGATGTTCGTCTCAGGATTGCCCAAGAATCTGCTGAAGCACTGGAGTATCTGCATCTCTCCATCAATCGCCCCATAGTCCATGGAGATGTGAAGTCTCTAAACATTCTCCTAGATGAAAACTACAAGGCGAAGGTGACCGACTTCGGGGCGTCAAAGATTCTTCCTAACGATGCAGTTCAGCTCATGACAATGGTGCAAGGAACTCTAGGTTACCTAGACCCTGAGTACTTGCAAGAGCGGAAACTGACGGAGAAGAGTGATGTTTATAGCTTTGGAGTTGTGCTTCTAGAGCTAATCACAAGGAAGACAGCAATATACTTTGAGGGCTCTAAGGAAGGAAAAAACCTCGCATCATCCTTCTTGCAAGCGATGAAAGATAATACAGTTGAAGGTTTGTTAGACACTAGCATAATTGGTGTGGGAATGGAGAAACTGCTCCAAGAAGTTGCTCAGCTGGCTAGCTTGTGCTTGAGTTTCAAAGGGGAGGAGAGGCCTTCCATGAACCAAGTGGCTGACAAGCTGAAAGTTATACGAAGTACATGGAGAGAGATATTGTTGTTGAAGCATGAAGAAACTGTACGCCTAGCTGAAAGGTTGGAGATGACTTCGATTTGTGACCTGCCGCCTAGCATGTACTGGACAGCAAGAATGATGGGGATGGATATCGAAACACCACATACAGATCATACCGGTACTACCAACATGGGATAG
- the LOC133926214 gene encoding putative cytochrome c oxidase subunit 5b-like encodes MWKRATSLILYHPRSALGPRSPAVSVAAVSSLRCTPAPLFFSTLDAAGPRTRVEDVMPIATGLEREEIEAELQLKKRFDLFSPVGPFGTKDSPAVIRSYYNKRIVGCPGGEGEDEHDVVWFWLEKGKPHECPVCTQYFMLHVIGEGGSPDGHDDDDHHHH; translated from the exons ATGTGGAAGCGCGCCACCTCCCTCATCCTCTACCACCCCCGCTCCGCCCTTGGGCCCCGCTCTCCAGCGGTCTCTGTCGCCGCGGTGTCTAGCCTCCGCTGCACGCCGGcgcctctcttcttctccactcTCG ATGCGGCGGGGCCGAGGACGAGGGTGGAGGACGTGATGCCGATTGCCACGGGGCTCGAGCGTGAGGAGATCGAGGCCGAGCTTCAG CTAAAGAAGAGGTT TGATTTGTTCTCACCTGTCGGGCCCTTTGGCACCAAG GATTCCCCTGCTGTGATTCGGTCATACTACAACAAACGGATTGTTGGTTGCCCTGGCGGTGAAGGAG AAGATGAGCATGATGTTGTGTGGTTTTGGTTGGAGAAGGGCAAACCACATGAATGCCCAGTCTGTACCCAATATTTCATG CTTCATGTGATTGGAGAAGGAGGATCCCCTGATggacatgatgatgatgaccacCACCATCATTAA